The region TTAAACAATTTATCTTCAAATAGCAATGATGATAACAAAGTCGACCATTCCCACAAGAGGAAGGAATTCGCTAAAATGAATATTATTAGAATCATTGATCCAGATGTCTCACCTGGAGACACATCAATACAAGCACAGATCAGTTCAGCCCCTCATAAAATGGGGGCCTGCCAGGCTAAGCATAGTTCAAGCAAGAGAATCATATAAACTCTGCTCACAGTCCAGAAGTAAGGAAGCAACCAAAAAGTTCCAGGTCTGCAGATGATTTGGTATAGTTAgcatagaaaagtgaaaataatacCATGCAGTTAGCATAGAGAAATTGAAGATAATGCTacagttttattataatttctCAGTTGAATACACTACAGCATCAAAATCAATGGTAATATACTTTCAGCCAATGTTTTTTCTCATATAAATGGGAGAAAAAGTAAGTGACTCTTTTTTACCCCCAAATGTTTTGGGCTGAGACATAGAGATGAACTTATACTGGCTGAACAGAGAGCTGAGATTATGGAGAAGAAAAAGGTGTGTTCAAAAGTAGCTTCTCTTATGTACAATGACCTAAAGTGACCTATATGAGAAGTTTTGTAATCAATGCTTTTATCATCattgttcctctcttttctttttccacctACTAGTTTACTTTCAAATAGATTTTCTTTTCCACCTAATATAAGGAAAATTCCATCCACAGTGCAGTTTTTTTATGTgaactttaaaaagttattaAGAAGTACTAATACTGCCATAGCATTGTTGCCCTACTGTTTGTGATCTTTACGTGATAAAAAAGAATCAAGGCTTGATTGATTGGTGGCATCCGAAAGGAGTCCTGCATGAAAAATTCGGCCATAGAATTGTATATGATGCCAGTAGTAAGGTTGATGCTAACTTGTCAAGCGTCTTAAGAGATAAAACCAGGTGTTGGTTGCCGGCAAGGTCAGATGATCTTGTGACAATTCAAAGCAAGTTTCCTATAGCGAGAATTGGCGAGATTGATCAACCTGTTTGGAGTATCTCTAAAAGGGGCTTGTATACTTGTGCAGAAACTTGGGAGTCGATTAGATACAAGTTGATTGGCGGAATATAATATTGTTTTCAATGGCCATTCCAAGACAAGCTCTTTTCTGTGCGGGATAGTCCGTCAATAGGGCAAAAGTTGCTGAATTGGGGTTATAGAGGGGATGTCTTAAGTGTCTTCGCCAGAAGTATTTAGGGGAGACGACATATATTTTTCCAATGTGGGTTTAGTAAAATGATTTGGAAGGTGATTCTAAGTAAATCTTTAATTAAAGATCCTTTTACTGATTGTGAGGAGGTTATAATTGTAGAATCTTATATCTTCTTGATGTTGTTACCTTACCATAATGTGGTATAGGCTGATGTATAAATAGAATATTCAGTTATACAAGAGTTTTGAGATAACTATACAATCAAactatatatttgaatttacaTGATAATAGGTCATTCAGTTTCATTTGAATCTCTATCTTGATCTTGAGTGTGATTTGAATTCTTGGTTGTTGAGGGAGAGATAATACTGCTGATAATAATGTGGGCTGTGAGAGATTTGAAAGGTAGAGGATTAAACGCAACTTTATGCAGGGTATGCTTGAGTACAGCTGTGTATAATATCTGGAAGCAAAGGAATGGCATTAAACATGCGAATCAGTTAAAAACAGAAGAGAAAATTGTCCAGAGAATTAGTTGGGAGATCAGAACGAGAATTGTTATGAAAAATTCCAGTTGACTGGTGAAAATGCGGAGCATATGGGGGTTACCAGAAAAGAGGCTGAATTTTATAGTAGTCTTAAATGCTGAAATTTAGTAGAAAAAAGAGGCTGCGCTAGagttttgttaatttttctGCAGAATGTTTGTATTCTAGTTTGCTAGTTGTTGATCCAGTTTTTAATGCTGGGGTGTTTGTAAAAAATCGAGTTTTCTTCAATATAATCTCAttcatcttaaaaaataataaaataaaataaaatcaatacttGCCTTTTAGGCAAATTCTataattcaatacaaaattcaaCCAAGGTTTAATAACACCTTGAGTATTAAATATGGTATCATTCTGGCTAGGTAGCAGAAAATTCTAGAAAGTCAGAACATTTATAAGCTTTGTTTCTTCATCAcaattaaattgaaaagaaaaaacacactTAGATGGTTTAATAATGGCATACCAAGCAATATTGTCCCAATGAAGGAAACCACCATGGCCTCTAGAATTTCTGAACTTGTAGACCGCACCAGAGACTAGCCAAAGAAATGATTTGAGGGTGTCAAAAAAATTGCCAAATTTATATTCACAAAAGGTTGAGATATAAAatttggctttatatatatatataatcaagaaacaaattaaaaaagaaacagaCAGGAACTATAGAGCTTTAGTCAAGCTCAGGAATACCTTCATAACCCCCAAGAACTGGATCTTCAGATAGCAAAAGGGGTGTATCTAGGTCAATGAACCTGTTGAAGCAAATTACTACTTAGATCTCAAAACACCAGTATAGATGGAAattaaaatacatgtaaaaaacacacatatataggtatgtttatttttaaaggAGGATTACGATATTTACTTGAAACACCCAAGGCCAGCAGCAAGGTGACCAGCAAAGCCCATGGCCAATCTAGTCTCAACCATACCACCAATCATCAGATGTAACCCTGACGCCCTTGCCAACTCAATAATCTCAAGGGCTCCCACAACCCCAACTTTGGCAAGCTTAATGTTAATGACATCCGCAAGTTTTTCTTGGACTATTTTCTTAACGTCAACTAAGCTTCGACAACTTTCATCAGCTGCAACAGATACCCCATATTTGTCTTTTGCAATGCCGGTAACATGACCAAGACCTTCCCAATCATCTCTATGAACAGGCTGTTCAAAAAGAACAGGAGTGACCCCCATTTCTGCAAGAAAAGTAAGAGTTTGAATTAGTTCATTGTCTAAAGGAGCACAAATTTTGGGGTAGGAGGAATGTAGAACATGCACATGCTATTATACAGAATAATAACTGTCTTTTGCAACTTATATGCACCATATACCATGTAATTTTTCAAGAACTTCAATTGCTTCCCTCGGTTTGTAGCCCTCATTGGCATCCAAGATAAACAAGCACTCAGGATGTGCCACACGTATGGCCTGAAGAACTTCTATATCTGCTTTCAGATTCTTTCCTACCTTAAGCTTCAAAGTCTTGAATCCTTGACTGTGATACTTGGAAGCCAATTCAGCAGCTTCAGCTGGGGAAACAATTGGAATCTGCATGCCAGCAAAAATGGCTTAAACTTAATTCATGAGAAAAGTTTTACCGTGTCCTTTCCTCCAGTACTAGTTAAAAATtacttaaatttattaattacacCAGCAGAAATGAACACCAAAAGTCCACCAGCCCCACTGGGTGCCTTCTACCAGAAAAGGAAATATGACAATGAAAGAGAGGAGGAACATATCCATTACAGTGATTAATATCCAAAAAGAGTTGACAATCTTATACTGCCCGAATCACTAAGATAGGAACGTTACTGTTATATCAGTTGTTATGGTATTTGAAACTCCACCAAACAGTCTCCACAAGGGTACACCAATGCTAGTAGCAACGGCATCTATCACAGCCATTTCGACTCCTGCCCTAACCTTCAATTGCAAAAAGAGTTGAATGAGAAATTAAAATACTTCATATATTATAATATGGGGCCACAAAAGATCTTGGTAAGACCACAAATGTATAAGAATCATTACAAGATATAAATATTCATCAGTGCAGGTATAACATAACCAACCTATTTCACTTCAACCGATGTAGTAGAGAAGGCATGCATAACGGATTCAATAACCCTCCATTTGATTTACTAAGAAGAGATTAAAAGGAATGAAATCTAGATTTcaaatttcttgttttcttttcatttggatACCTAAAAACGAAAAAGTCAACGATCAAGCAAGTTCTTGTAAAAGACCCAATTGAAGGTTTGAagttttctcaaattatattttctcAGCAGTCAAACACAGCACAAAAGATTATCATTCAAATCCAAACAACGAAACAATCACAAAtcaccaaaatcatcaaaatatgAACTGTAACTGACATATACAAAGCTTCAACACCAAGAAAATCAAAGAGTCCAGAAAGAGCTAAAATCTCAATGTTACTCACAGAAGCAAACTCATGTCCAGGAAGAACCCCACCAATCTCCGCCAGCAACGACCCCAACGTCATAGCCGGACTCCGCCTTAGCAATTCACAAGCCTCGGCCGCCTTCGCCATCGCTGTGCTCTGGTCCTCCGCAGTCACAAAAGGCAAAATTGGAGCCTCACCCCATCCCGCACACCCATTTCTCAGCTCGATCCTGATTGCTACATTCTCCACCCTCTCCAGCCTCGACGACGCAATCGTAAACGGCGCAATCAAAGGAACATTCAGTGGCCTATTCTCCGCTCTCTGCACATCAACTTCGAACGTCTCCATCAAATTCTTGAACCTGAAGCTCGTCTTCGTCGCAGCAGGCGCCGTCGCCGACATCTTTGTTGTAGAACTGCTTGAAACCACGAAAAAGAAGTGGGATTTTCGTGGGTTTCGGGTGGGATGCAGGGGAGAACAGTGGATAATATTTTGGGGTGATGAAAACAGAGAGAGCCCTGTTGAGAGCATTTTTGTTTGTGGGTTTTACGTGGTGAATCGACTGATGGATTTGGATGGTTTCTTGGGTTTGGGTCGTTTTGAttgacacagagagagagagaaagagacttgGAGAGCAGCCATTGTACTGGGATTCGTAGTTAACTAATGGTGGAACAGAGTGGGAAGAAGCATTCTACCATTTTTTAATTCAGATATCAATAATTTAAGACAGACTATTTTCATGTGTTTTCTTGTCTTCATCGTTTATTTTGGAAGCACATGTTTGTCGTACGTTGCTTTTTGTCGAATGATGACGACCTCGGAAGCCATGTCCACGAATCACAATCACTGGTGGGAGCCTATCAACTCTCTGTCATGTTCGCCATGGATCTCCCTGCTGTTACGAATTTTGCTGCATCTATAGACTTTATACGAATCATCTCActccctcttctttcttcttcttctttttttaaagaaacgTAAATGCAGCAACGATCACGCTCGccatttaataatatttttataattatttaatgtATGGTGGGATATGATGTAATTAAGAGAttagttatttctttttttttatcttcttaaaGTTGATATGGTTTATCTTTTATTCATAGCATTACTAAGTATTTTCACATCTTTCATTATCAGTTAGATGTATACAATAAAatcttattcataaaataattcatCAATATTTCACTTAAAATCGAGATGATTGGttttaataacatttttatTACATAAACTTCTTGGAAGAACCTTATTCTTTAATTTACTCTTTCAGTAAAATCTAAGGTTAtagtaaaaatttgaaaatttagaaactaaaatttttttaagagttttatAATCacctcttccattttcttctttcatttctcCCATCACTTTCGGTGCCATTCTCTACCCATTAGctatttgtttttattcttgcaaaaaaaaaaaaaaaaaatactaaattttctTAGTTCATAACTAAAAGGTAATTGCACTTCTGTTTTTAATGAATAACCTTTTATGATTAATTTtggtaaaattcaaaattactCCATGTCATCACCTAAGTTTTCAAGGATCTGCATTTCATccaatttctaaaataattgGACATATAGTGGACGAAACTAGAAATGTGCTTAGAATGGTGTCGGTTTGGCAAATAGTTCATGTCAAAATAGCGGAAAATTTTGCTGCTCATGGTTTAGGTAAAGAGGCGGTTAAACATATTAAAGATCAAGTTTTGAAGgaaaattttctttcttgtatTTCTGATATTGTTTTATTAGAACAAATTGTTTTATTTCTATTAAATGAATAATATACGTATTttcctaaataaaaaaaaattaaaataattggaCAGCTCCAGTACGAAAGTGGACGGCCAAGATGCATTTATACAGAAACAACAAAACTATCCCCtgaatcttcttcttttgtttctctttctcatACCTCATTGACAACATCTTTCCCCGCTACTATTTCAAACAACCTAAGAGCCAAATCCAAACTCCCACACTTTGAATGTGAgttttttttacatcacattgGTGTACATTAactctacaccaagacacatagaTTATGAGACTCATGCATGTGGATCACATATATGTGGATTCTACATGCATGGTGCCTTGATATACTTCACGTACATCAAAGTGACGCAGAAATAACACATCTCATAGACTTTATACACATCATCTCACTCActgctctttcttcttctttttaaaaagaatgGCAAATGCAACAATCACGCTTgacatttaataatatttttacaattatttaatGCATGGTGAGATGTAATTAAGAGATTATTTATTCACTTTGTTTCTATAGTCTACATagagaccatttttttttttaatccttttaaaattaccgtttgatcaaaattcaataataatccaTTACAAgtccaatgataattttgaaagccacatcaactttgggagtataaaaatatgataaaaaaaaaagtattcatAGCATTACTCAGTATTTTTCACATCTTCCATTTCCAGTATCTGTTAAATGTatacaataaaattttattcataaaataattcatcaatatttcacttaaaatttagaggattgatttttataacatttttattatataaactTCTTGAAAGAACCTTATCCATAAATTTACTCTTTTAATAAAGTCTAAGGTTATAgtaaaaatttgagaatttaaaaactaataaaattttaagagtTTTATAATCacctcttccattttcttctttcatttctcCCATTACTTTCAGTGCCATTCTCTACGCATTAGCTATTTGTTCTTattattgcaaaaaaaaaaaaataaaataaaaaataaaaactactaaTTTTCTTAGTTCATAGCTAAAAGGTAATTacacttttgtttttaatgaatAACCTTTATCATTAATTTTGGTGAAATTCAAAATTACTCCACGTCATCACCTAAGTTTTCAAGGCTGGATCCAAATTTCATccaatttctaaaataattagACGTCTAGTGGAcgatgatgagtgccaaatattatatatttggactccttaattTGCATAAGTTAGGCCtctagctttgttattttctaatgtatTTTATTAGTTTCGGTGTTTTAGCACTTTGCAGGCTATGAAGTGAAAAATGGAGGTTTTGAGGCAAAAAGGctgaaaattcaaattttaaggCAATGGGCTTGAGCGCACGTGCCCACAACAGCCCTCGGCCCACTACAATGTGCCGCAAAGGAGCCTTCAAGCTGAGTGAGGTCGAGCGTACGCGCCCTCAACAGCCATCAGCGCACCGCGATGCACCGCAAAACAGACTTTCGGCCTGAGTGAGCTTGAGAGCACCCTGTAGAACTAGCAAAAACACATAATCGCACCAGAACTCCAATCAGCGATTTCCTTATGACAAAagcatttttttcctttgattttgcAGAAGGTCACGCTGCTCTTGTGCTCAGGATTGTCTCTTGCAAGAGTGGGAACCCTAGAGAGGGGTAGATGAGTCTTTTTGCTTGGCCCTCAAACCCTAATGCTCCTCTACAAAGCCATAGCTATCCCTCCATTGTAAACCAATGAATTAGTGCAGTAGCATTCCTCTTATGTTATAACTTAGTTTTAGaaactattttcattttgtaactcttttcttttaaatttcctttaatttcatgttaTTTCTTCAAGCTTTTCATGTTATTTGTTAGAGCACACCCTGCAGAACTGGCAAAAACGCAGAATTGTACCAGAACTCCAATCAGCGATTTCCTTATGACAAAAGCACTTCTTCCTCTGGTTTTGCAGAAGGTCATGCTGCTCTTGTGCTCAAGCTTGTTTCTTGCAAGAGTAGGAACCCTAGAGACGGGTAAATGAGTCTTTTTGCTTTGCCTTCAAATCCTAATGCTCCTTTATAAAGCCATAGCTATCCCCTCCTTGTAAACCAATGAATTAAGGCAGTAACTAGGCCATTTTCTCTTCTGTTATAGCTTGGTGGATTCTTAAACCttagttctttttctattttatttttcatcatctttaacttGTTATTTTGCATCTTAGAACTTCAACAtttggctctaggttaaaataagattagtTAAACAAGAAACTGATTTTTTACcatttctctgtgggatcgaccttaCACTTTCAAAACCATTtattacaaacgattcgtgcacttgcgagtactttaaaactcacaacaagtttttggtgcCGTTGCCGGGGAGATCGGTTCAAAAAtggatttttgtttgattgattttgttttttctactagttaggtagatttttgttttctataagtattgttttgtttctataaactatcaaaaaaaaaaatattgtttctgCATTTTCTACAGAATCTGGAGTTCCTGTAACTCGACTTGAGCGCATCGTGCCACAGCCAGCACGCTCGAGCAGACGTGAGCAGTGAGTCACCTGGGCAAAAGCGCTCGAGCATGGGCGAAGTTAAGCTCGAGCACACATCTGCACCAGACCAGAagcaaataagaaaaaaaaaaaaactttctgttcagtttgttttttatttattttgttaatattttgtttctattttttttttttttaaaaaaaaaggaaaagaaaaagataaaatataaaataatatcatcaatttgagctctcattgagtaaccgagCCTCTTGCCTTACCAAGCATTGAGCATTcgtgtaaaaagatgagaaattcaattttgttGATTGTAtgactagtttgacttcgtagccttcttgacttgagtaattaagcctttAGGGATATTTCTACATCTAGTgtcctaaaaccatctggtttgagagttattggcccaacactcgcaacataggtcaattagaaagtttaagggagtcaagcattgcacagcctacacacacacaaacacaaacacacacacacacacacacaaacacaaacacacacacacacacacacaaaaatttggccgctaaagagtggccgctaatagtccgaCGCCCTTGggtaccactacaaaaaaaattgctcaTTAGTGGCCAGCAAATTTGACCGctaatgatgttattttggCTGCTATTGATAAAtagcggccaaatttggccgctaaagagtggccgctaatagtccgacgctaaagactattagcggccactttttttgctcgccgctaataattgttttatagcgGTGAACTTGGTGCCGCTAAAACTAATTTTATCCACCGCTAATAATTGTTAATTGAGtctaaagtcgccgctaataatacctgagtattttaactattagcggccacatttgtggccgctaatactagactattagcggcgacacgtatgtggccgctaatagttaaaatactctagtattattagcggccacatgtgtggctgctaatagtctagtattagcggccacatgtgtggccgctaataatactcGAGTATTTAATTATTAGCGGCAACATTTTGTGGCTGCTattactataaaaaataaataaaaaaataaaaaaataaaaaataatcaaatcagattcaCCCATCCTCACTTATGAATTAAATCTTTACATGCATATTGTAATGTAGAAATTCTAAATGAGAGCAAATATTCTAAAAGAAATACATCATATGCATAAGCAAAATTGTATTGCATAAGTTATTAATAAGTGGACTATATTGCCAGCCATAAAGCTATTCCTATGTTAAGGTCCTGCAATTTCTGTCTCACTTGAGATATAATATACTATACATTCAGAAAAACATAATTGCAGACATGTTGTATCAATGACAAAAGAAGGGAGATCTGGAATTGATTCAATTTACTCTGTTATTTAGTTATTTCATGGGACAAAACAACTATAGGACAAAATAAGTTTAAAGATCATAAGGTACCTTATGAGATCTAAAGGTGAGATTACGACGTAAGCCTACACTTAAGGAACATCAAAGCACGCTAATGAGATAATTATGTGTATCTTTGATGTTATCCCATAATATCAGGAGCTTTGTATCAGTTAGAACGACATAAGAATTTATGGTCATTTATGTAATTCATTGGACGCTAAAAGCAGGGCATATCATAGACTAACGCAAGCTGCTCTACTCTAAAGAAAGAGACGGGCTGCCATGTAAGTATTTGCAGGATTTATTAGTGACATGACGTGCTTTGTTTCAAAATCCAATTTCGATAAATCAGCATCAGTCTCCACAAGTTTCCACCTACAATCCAATATAATCTGAATTGGTTAGAAATAGCACTAGGCAAGACAATTATGAGGATGTGACATTAAGACAAGTGTGAAAGCTGGGGTACTTTATACAACATATAACACAAAAAGCTTCTTAGTACAGAAAACCAGAGACCAAGACAAAATTTAAATGCCATAGTCCATACCTT is a window of Alnus glutinosa chromosome 4, dhAlnGlut1.1, whole genome shotgun sequence DNA encoding:
- the LOC133867066 gene encoding L-Ala-D/L-amino acid epimerase, with amino-acid sequence MLSTGLSLFSSPQNIIHCSPLHPTRNPRKSHFFFVVSSSSTTKMSATAPAATKTSFRFKNLMETFEVDVQRAENRPLNVPLIAPFTIASSRLERVENVAIRIELRNGCAGWGEAPILPFVTAEDQSTAMAKAAEACELLRRSPAMTLGSLLAEIGGVLPGHEFASVRAGVEMAVIDAVATSIGVPLWRLFGGVSNTITTDITIPIVSPAEAAELASKYHSQGFKTLKLKVGKNLKADIEVLQAIRVAHPECLFILDANEGYKPREAIEVLEKLHEMGVTPVLFEQPVHRDDWEGLGHVTGIAKDKYGVSVAADESCRSLVDVKKIVQEKLADVINIKLAKVGVVGALEIIELARASGLHLMIGGMVETRLAMGFAGHLAAGLGCFKFIDLDTPLLLSEDPVLGGYEVSGAVYKFRNSRGHGGFLHWDNIA